In Bacteroidota bacterium, one genomic interval encodes:
- a CDS encoding acyl-CoA dehydrogenase family protein yields the protein MDTVTKATLKGGEFLIKPSTPENTFIPEHLNEEHRMMWEMANDFLDKEVTPVLDRIDAMEEGLMESLVDKAGELGLLGVSVPEAYGGLGKDFITGMLMTEALGAGHSFSVAMAAHTGIGTLPILYFGNETQKQQYLPKLATGEWKASYCLTEPGSGSDALAAKTKAEISKDGKSYILNGQKMWITNAGFADLFIVFAQLHSEKFPAEKPGFTGFIVERETPGLSLGNEEHKMGIKGSSTRQVFFQDCIIPKENLLGEEGKGHLIAFNILNIGRAKLAAAALGASKKVCTKSIDYALTREQFKMPIAKFGAIRYKLAEQAMRIFACESALFRISYLIEQKQLDLQQAGKDYATSLLGAAEEYAVECAMLKVYGSEVLDYVVDEGVQIYGGYGFSADYPMDRAYRDSRINRIFEGTNEINRLLTVDMLLKRAMKGELDLMTPATNVQKELMEIPDFGSNGDDIPFASEYKTIEQLKKCVLMVAGSAVQKYMMKLATEQEILMNIADMAMYVFVAESILLRVHKLSMEGKATALHSQLLQLYIYDSAEKINSAGKNAIVSMSDGDQMQLLLLGLKRFTKANPINTRDARRAIAKALTEAGEYCF from the coding sequence ATGGATACCGTTACAAAAGCTACTTTGAAGGGTGGCGAATTTCTGATAAAACCTTCAACACCAGAAAATACGTTTATACCAGAACATTTGAACGAAGAGCATCGTATGATGTGGGAAATGGCCAATGACTTTCTTGATAAGGAAGTAACACCGGTGCTTGACCGTATAGATGCCATGGAGGAGGGGTTGATGGAATCGCTGGTAGACAAGGCTGGCGAACTTGGTTTGCTTGGAGTTTCGGTACCCGAAGCATATGGTGGCCTTGGCAAAGATTTTATTACCGGTATGCTAATGACGGAGGCTCTTGGGGCTGGACATTCATTTAGTGTGGCCATGGCAGCGCATACAGGTATTGGTACGTTGCCTATATTATACTTTGGCAATGAAACGCAAAAGCAACAGTACTTGCCCAAACTTGCAACCGGTGAATGGAAAGCATCGTATTGTCTTACCGAACCGGGAAGTGGCAGCGATGCATTGGCAGCTAAAACAAAAGCTGAAATTAGTAAGGATGGCAAGTCTTACATATTAAACGGGCAAAAAATGTGGATAACCAATGCCGGATTTGCAGACTTGTTTATTGTATTTGCACAATTGCATTCAGAAAAATTTCCGGCTGAAAAGCCCGGATTTACAGGCTTCATTGTAGAGCGCGAAACCCCCGGGTTGTCGCTGGGCAATGAGGAACATAAAATGGGTATAAAAGGTAGCAGCACCCGTCAAGTCTTTTTTCAGGATTGCATTATTCCAAAAGAAAATCTTTTGGGCGAAGAAGGCAAGGGGCATTTAATAGCTTTTAATATTTTAAATATTGGGCGGGCAAAACTTGCAGCGGCTGCGCTTGGTGCATCAAAAAAGGTATGCACAAAATCGATTGATTATGCATTAACACGCGAACAATTTAAGATGCCCATTGCTAAGTTTGGTGCCATCAGATACAAGCTCGCTGAGCAGGCCATGCGCATTTTCGCTTGTGAAAGTGCCTTGTTCAGAATCAGTTATTTAATAGAGCAAAAGCAACTTGACCTGCAGCAGGCCGGCAAGGACTATGCAACATCATTGCTGGGTGCCGCTGAGGAATATGCGGTGGAATGCGCCATGCTCAAAGTATATGGAAGCGAAGTGCTCGACTATGTGGTGGACGAAGGAGTGCAGATATATGGAGGCTATGGTTTTAGTGCCGATTATCCTATGGATCGAGCATACCGCGACTCGCGCATCAATCGCATATTTGAAGGCACCAACGAAATTAATCGCTTGCTAACGGTTGATATGTTGCTTAAACGTGCTATGAAAGGAGAACTCGACCTTATGACTCCCGCTACAAATGTGCAAAAAGAATTGATGGAAATTCCTGATTTTGGTAGTAACGGTGACGATATACCTTTTGCCTCAGAATATAAAACCATAGAGCAATTAAAGAAATGTGTGCTGATGGTAGCTGGCAGTGCGGTACAAAAATACATGATGAAACTTGCCACCGAGCAAGAGATATTGATGAACATAGCCGATATGGCAATGTATGTGTTTGTGGCAGAGTCCATCCTGCTGCGTGTACATAAATTGTCGATGGAAGGCAAAGCAACTGCTTTGCATAGTCAATTGCTGCAACTTTATATTTACGATAGTGCCGAAAAAATAAATAGCGCAGGTAAAAACGCAATCGTATCGATGAGCGATGGTGATCAAATGCAATTGTTGTTGTTAGGTTTAAAACGATTTACCAAAGCCAACCCGATTAACACACGTGATGCGCGCAGAGCAATAGCTAAGGCGCTGACCGAAGCAGGTGAGTACTGCTTTTAA
- a CDS encoding histidine phosphatase family protein: protein MSDIRRKVKVLYLVRHAEKESSFFDSDLSTAGHGRAKKLAHLFQHETIDHVFSTDLPRTLNTIRPTAEDQFALVEFYNYRDVVGLAHKIISDDDYYKVLIGGHSDNVPMLIRALGINFNVGEIPLDEYDNLYIVTLFDDGTSVLEQKKY from the coding sequence ATGAGTGACATCCGCAGAAAAGTAAAGGTATTATATCTTGTTCGTCATGCCGAAAAAGAAAGCAGTTTTTTTGATTCTGACTTAAGTACTGCCGGCCATGGCAGAGCTAAGAAACTTGCACACCTGTTTCAACACGAAACCATTGACCATGTTTTTTCTACCGATTTACCGCGCACTCTGAATACTATAAGGCCAACTGCCGAAGACCAGTTTGCTTTGGTAGAGTTTTATAACTATCGCGATGTGGTGGGATTGGCACATAAAATAATTAGTGATGATGATTATTACAAAGTACTTATAGGTGGGCATAGCGATAACGTACCTATGCTAATACGCGCTTTAGGAATTAACTTTAATGTTGGTGAAATTCCGCTCGATGAGTATGATAATCTCTATATTGTAACCCTATTTGATGATGGAACTTCAGTGCTGGAACAAAAAAAATACTAA
- a CDS encoding T9SS type A sorting domain-containing protein: protein MKKNLLFVLMLFTAAFSLNAQTSGGPDTYGYMWYDSNDPNGPAYNWIDVTTLPGVNQVKDLADDNVVGPFPMGFDFHYYWYDVSSYRIGSNGYITFSNGNLAVPFPPIPQATNLNTYIAAFACDLNFDGSGNLGECYSWISPTLDTLIVSYVDVPFWEPGINFQGENSFQIILSAVDSSITFQYEEQIGTYNGTFANFLSIGIENNSGNIGLQHSYDIYPPVGYAVKFVYPQTVTYQAYDASTEWVGTPGSGGEFLLKGAPYEMKVSVNNTGNQVLNPFNLFSEIKSGFTQVNSATGTTDTLQVGASQLITYPNNLWTPATAGTFSFINTTQLSNDVVASNNKDTSELVVIDTVVNQIQWLSFDNGVPANAAGLSWNGGGPGEGVGMEFPLPYYPCRINEMRAFVVANATPEGMALKLYDDDGFMGAPYTLLDSVWIDPFSVQVGTWTTVPLTVPLVIDSGSVFMMWEMGGGGIGIGQNVVRPISERAYEVLGGAWSIYRDRGNEDFMLNISISTPTQSVNELSNSSIFGNLYPNPSSNFASIEYNAINRIADLQVNIYSIDGKLVSNQQYSAGLSGTGSIKIITQNLSNGAYTCELIADGKKSAYKLMIAH from the coding sequence ATGAAAAAAAACTTACTCTTTGTATTAATGCTTTTTACTGCTGCGTTTAGTTTAAATGCACAAACCAGCGGTGGTCCCGACACCTATGGCTATATGTGGTATGACAGTAACGACCCCAACGGCCCTGCCTACAATTGGATAGACGTTACTACGCTTCCAGGTGTAAATCAGGTTAAAGATCTTGCCGATGATAATGTAGTTGGTCCATTTCCGATGGGTTTCGACTTTCACTATTACTGGTATGATGTAAGTTCTTACCGTATTGGTAGTAACGGATACATCACTTTCTCCAATGGAAACCTTGCTGTTCCTTTCCCCCCCATCCCGCAAGCCACCAACCTCAACACTTATATCGCTGCTTTCGCATGTGATTTGAATTTTGATGGAAGCGGCAACTTGGGGGAATGCTACAGCTGGATATCCCCTACTCTTGATACCTTAATCGTATCCTATGTTGACGTTCCTTTTTGGGAGCCTGGAATTAACTTCCAGGGTGAAAACTCTTTTCAAATAATTTTATCAGCAGTTGATAGTTCTATTACATTTCAATATGAAGAACAAATTGGCACTTACAACGGTACATTTGCTAATTTCCTCTCTATTGGAATCGAAAACAATTCGGGCAATATAGGGCTGCAACATTCTTACGACATTTACCCTCCGGTTGGTTATGCCGTTAAGTTTGTTTACCCTCAAACTGTTACCTATCAGGCTTATGATGCAAGTACCGAATGGGTAGGTACTCCCGGAAGCGGTGGCGAGTTTCTTCTTAAAGGCGCACCTTACGAAATGAAGGTATCAGTTAATAATACCGGCAATCAAGTTTTAAATCCATTTAATTTATTTTCAGAGATCAAATCTGGATTTACCCAAGTTAACAGTGCTACAGGAACAACAGACACCTTGCAAGTTGGTGCATCTCAATTAATTACTTATCCAAATAATTTGTGGACACCGGCCACTGCAGGAACATTCTCGTTTATCAACACCACACAGTTATCTAATGATGTTGTTGCCTCAAACAATAAAGATACAAGCGAATTGGTAGTTATAGATACGGTTGTCAATCAAATTCAATGGCTATCATTTGACAATGGAGTTCCTGCAAATGCTGCAGGTTTGAGTTGGAATGGCGGTGGCCCAGGAGAAGGAGTTGGTATGGAGTTTCCGTTACCATATTATCCATGCCGCATTAATGAAATGAGAGCTTTTGTTGTTGCCAATGCAACACCCGAAGGTATGGCTCTTAAACTTTATGATGATGATGGCTTTATGGGTGCCCCTTATACGTTGCTTGACTCTGTTTGGATTGACCCTTTCAGTGTGCAGGTTGGCACCTGGACTACCGTGCCGCTTACCGTACCACTGGTAATTGATTCAGGAAGTGTATTTATGATGTGGGAAATGGGAGGCGGTGGCATTGGCATCGGACAAAATGTGGTTCGCCCTATTTCTGAACGTGCTTATGAAGTATTAGGTGGTGCATGGTCTATTTACCGCGACCGTGGCAACGAAGATTTTATGTTGAATATCTCCATTTCAACACCTACTCAATCTGTTAATGAGCTAAGCAACTCTTCCATTTTCGGAAATTTGTATCCTAATCCATCTTCTAATTTTGCTTCTATCGAATATAATGCAATAAACCGAATTGCAGATTTGCAGGTTAATATTTACTCAATAGATGGCAAACTAGTTAGCAATCAACAATATAGTGCTGGCTTATCTGGAACCGGAAGCATCAAGATTATTACTCAAAACCTGAGTAATGGTGCATATACTTGCGAACTAATTGCCGATGGCAAAAAATCAGCTTATAAATTAATGATAGCGCACTAA
- a CDS encoding cyanophycinase: protein MHTHKPKGKLISIGGAEDKGTDAEPNFTQKNNLNFFELQILQRIVQETGGTEKHIEVITTASSIPEEVGDGYLRAFGKLGCNNVQLMHIKNREHTANPEFIERIQKADGIMMTGGNQLRLSTIIGGTNIHKIMSNRYMEENLVIAGTSAGAMAMSNTMIYQGSSSEALLKGEVKLTTGLGLLRDVIIDTHFVKRGRFGRLAEAVASNPSCIGIGLGEDTGLLISEGTVMEAVGSGLVIIIDGHNIMFTNIADVQYGSPISIENLAVHVLAKGNCFDLHTRKFFADVEEVK from the coding sequence ATACATACTCATAAACCAAAAGGGAAATTAATATCCATAGGCGGGGCAGAAGATAAAGGAACCGATGCAGAACCTAATTTTACACAAAAAAATAATCTCAACTTTTTTGAACTTCAGATTTTACAACGCATCGTACAAGAAACCGGTGGCACCGAAAAGCATATTGAAGTTATTACTACTGCGTCTTCTATACCTGAAGAAGTTGGCGATGGTTACCTCCGCGCATTTGGCAAATTAGGGTGCAACAATGTACAATTGATGCACATTAAAAATCGTGAGCATACAGCCAACCCGGAATTTATTGAACGCATACAAAAGGCTGATGGAATAATGATGACCGGGGGCAACCAACTTCGTCTGTCTACTATCATTGGCGGTACCAATATTCATAAAATAATGAGTAATCGCTACATGGAAGAAAACCTGGTAATAGCCGGTACAAGCGCTGGAGCAATGGCCATGAGTAACACCATGATCTATCAGGGTAGTAGTAGTGAAGCACTCCTCAAAGGCGAAGTTAAACTTACAACTGGCCTCGGATTATTGCGCGATGTTATTATAGACACACACTTTGTAAAACGCGGACGATTTGGCCGCTTAGCCGAAGCGGTTGCCAGCAATCCTTCTTGCATAGGTATTGGTCTTGGAGAAGATACCGGTTTGCTAATAAGCGAAGGCACTGTTATGGAGGCCGTTGGCTCAGGCCTTGTAATTATTATTGATGGGCATAATATCATGTTTACCAATATTGCAGATGTGCAATATGGCTCTCCAATTTCTATCGAAAACCTGGCAGTACATGTCTTAGCAAAAGGCAACTGCTTCGACCTCCATACACGCAAATTCTTTGCTGATGTAGAAGAAGTAAAATAG
- a CDS encoding beta-galactosidase: protein MVKTLLCICSIISILLTQNCSEQTQPANNHKKNNKGNSQPQKNNGEIIINKTPLISTADPRGIYVATEWQRPVPEHVFQNKDVDGVFFRLKWAPFNPAKGKYDFSFLNGELDKTIAAGKKFSIGITAGSETPEWVYTQGCKKLRFIEIPLQGKAEKAVEADIPVVWDPVFLQSWNDFIDALAANLKSNPKYYNALTIVKMTGINFHTAEIRLPAQREISNGKAKSTDAVKLWQSVGYKPSKVLSAWNSIVDNYNKNFPDKYLSYAMIPDRGFPLIDENGQAFTKGENEDFTPTLIDAARKKIGNHFCVQFNALNEKRGTVPYVKDAAKAGIVCGYQLEQVKLNNPPCLQNNSPCDEEMFKAVLDNGINNGGMFIEIFTKNVLAYPKAIKYGHNKLFNL, encoded by the coding sequence ATGGTAAAAACACTTCTCTGCATATGTTCAATAATTTCAATTTTGCTTACGCAAAATTGTTCGGAACAAACACAACCTGCCAACAACCACAAAAAAAATAACAAGGGCAATTCGCAACCACAAAAAAATAATGGTGAAATAATTATCAATAAGACGCCACTTATAAGCACTGCAGATCCACGAGGAATCTATGTTGCAACAGAGTGGCAACGTCCCGTACCTGAACATGTATTTCAAAATAAAGACGTTGATGGAGTTTTCTTTCGTTTAAAATGGGCGCCTTTTAATCCAGCTAAAGGCAAATACGACTTTAGCTTTCTCAATGGGGAATTAGACAAAACTATTGCGGCTGGCAAAAAATTTTCAATAGGAATAACTGCAGGTTCAGAAACCCCGGAATGGGTCTACACGCAAGGATGTAAGAAATTGCGGTTTATCGAAATCCCGCTTCAAGGCAAAGCAGAGAAAGCAGTGGAGGCTGACATACCCGTTGTTTGGGATCCGGTATTTTTACAGTCTTGGAATGATTTTATTGATGCACTTGCTGCTAACCTCAAATCCAATCCTAAATATTACAACGCGCTAACAATTGTAAAAATGACCGGCATCAATTTCCACACTGCCGAAATACGATTGCCAGCACAAAGAGAAATAAGTAATGGCAAGGCTAAAAGCACGGATGCCGTGAAACTGTGGCAATCCGTGGGCTATAAACCATCAAAAGTGCTTTCTGCCTGGAACTCAATAGTTGATAATTACAACAAAAATTTTCCGGATAAATATTTGAGTTACGCGATGATTCCGGATCGTGGCTTCCCTCTTATCGATGAAAATGGTCAGGCCTTTACAAAAGGAGAAAACGAAGATTTCACGCCAACACTGATTGACGCAGCAAGAAAAAAAATAGGCAATCATTTTTGTGTACAGTTTAATGCATTAAATGAAAAACGAGGTACTGTACCCTATGTAAAAGATGCTGCTAAAGCAGGCATTGTATGCGGTTATCAGCTAGAACAAGTTAAATTAAACAATCCCCCTTGCTTACAAAACAATTCTCCCTGTGATGAAGAAATGTTTAAAGCAGTGTTGGATAATGGCATTAATAATGGTGGAATGTTCATTGAAATATTCACCAAAAATGTACTGGCCTATCCTAAGGCAATAAAGTATGGTCATAATAAATTATTCAATTTGTAA
- a CDS encoding ComEC family competence protein translates to MPQKNVVKKKKLIDRHIYVQMPFLRLLLGFIGGVLFEIFVRLEIGWFVAGFSVCMITLILFEAILLLRISFSYAWINGVGVVLLMFNLGGAFTYLKTQENRPNHFAKIDDPKSVYIVRVDDPLFEKATSYKTTLAMQWRSQDGKLIPVSGKCLCYLKKDSLSAKLNYGDQLVIKATINEIEGPQNPEEFNYKRYLYFHQIYHQVYLKSDSYQVINHDTGSPILSFALSMRMKLVELLKRYIPEKRNNAVASALVVGYDDEIDNSLIQAFASAGALHVLSVSGMHVALMYQLLMMLLGLILVNRKYDWIKFTIAIIFLWCYALITGYTPSVLRAVVMFNFIIVAQWTTRNTSTFNTICVSIFFLMLFDPFIITEVGFQLSYLAVIGIVYLHPKISNWWTPSNWLLKQIWTITAVSLAAQLATFPLGLLYFHQFPLLFVVSNLLVIPLTTIIIYACLVLLVISPIAVIANYAGLVISALLSVTNEIVFFIDRIPGAVLNKITINIGETWLIYLIMILLIAVWVSKQMKYLVYGLAFSLLFLVLQVYESFEQMNQRKFMVYAVNKHSAYQIVNSRKHIFIADSNLLADKGRLLFHIYHHWWAIGTQEQLLPMHENFKSDLLLKNDNLCATANKLIYQIRSNKDKISLTKRIDYCIVSNNAFYGLKNTLDNTSPELVIIDKSNSRYQSDRMEKLLSEKKVKFYNVYKQGYFETNL, encoded by the coding sequence ATGCCCCAGAAAAACGTAGTAAAAAAGAAAAAACTTATTGATAGGCATATTTATGTGCAAATGCCTTTTTTACGATTGTTGTTAGGTTTTATAGGTGGCGTTTTATTTGAGATTTTTGTGCGCCTTGAGATAGGTTGGTTTGTGGCGGGTTTTAGTGTTTGTATGATAACACTTATTTTGTTTGAGGCAATATTACTACTTCGAATTTCTTTTTCTTACGCATGGATTAATGGAGTAGGAGTAGTTTTATTGATGTTTAATTTGGGAGGGGCGTTCACCTATTTGAAGACACAGGAGAATAGACCAAATCATTTTGCCAAAATTGACGACCCGAAATCCGTTTATATTGTAAGAGTTGATGATCCGTTGTTTGAAAAGGCAACTTCGTATAAAACTACATTAGCAATGCAATGGCGAAGCCAAGACGGGAAATTGATTCCTGTTTCGGGAAAGTGTTTATGCTACCTTAAGAAGGACTCTTTATCTGCAAAGTTGAATTATGGTGACCAGTTGGTTATTAAGGCAACAATAAATGAAATAGAAGGCCCGCAAAACCCAGAAGAGTTTAATTATAAGCGCTATTTATACTTTCATCAGATTTATCATCAGGTTTATCTAAAGTCTGACAGTTATCAAGTTATTAATCATGATACAGGTTCTCCAATATTGTCTTTTGCCTTAAGCATGAGAATGAAGTTGGTTGAGCTTTTAAAACGATATATTCCAGAAAAACGCAACAATGCGGTTGCGTCAGCACTAGTTGTTGGATATGATGATGAAATAGACAATAGTCTGATTCAAGCATTTGCAAGTGCCGGGGCCTTGCATGTATTAAGTGTTAGTGGAATGCATGTGGCGCTAATGTATCAGTTGCTTATGATGCTTCTTGGGCTAATATTAGTGAATAGGAAATATGATTGGATTAAATTTACTATTGCAATTATTTTTCTTTGGTGTTATGCATTGATTACGGGATATACACCTTCTGTGTTGCGGGCAGTAGTGATGTTTAACTTTATCATTGTGGCCCAATGGACTACTCGAAACACAAGCACTTTCAATACAATTTGCGTTTCGATATTCTTTTTAATGTTGTTTGATCCTTTTATTATTACTGAAGTAGGATTTCAACTAAGTTACCTTGCGGTAATTGGAATAGTATATCTTCATCCTAAAATTAGTAATTGGTGGACACCATCTAATTGGTTGTTGAAACAAATATGGACTATAACTGCAGTTTCGCTTGCTGCCCAATTGGCAACTTTTCCCTTGGGATTATTATACTTTCATCAGTTTCCTTTGCTGTTTGTGGTAAGTAACCTTTTAGTTATTCCGTTAACCACAATAATAATCTATGCATGCTTGGTTTTGTTGGTTATAAGTCCAATTGCAGTAATTGCCAACTATGCAGGATTGGTAATTAGCGCCTTGCTTTCGGTAACGAATGAAATCGTATTTTTTATTGATCGAATACCTGGAGCGGTGCTTAATAAAATCACTATTAATATTGGTGAGACCTGGCTGATTTATTTGATTATGATTCTTCTGATAGCAGTGTGGGTAAGTAAGCAAATGAAATACCTGGTTTATGGACTTGCTTTTTCACTTCTTTTTTTGGTATTGCAGGTTTACGAATCCTTTGAGCAGATGAATCAACGCAAGTTTATGGTGTATGCTGTGAATAAGCACAGTGCCTATCAAATAGTAAATAGCCGCAAACATATTTTTATTGCTGATAGCAATCTATTGGCTGATAAGGGCAGGTTGCTTTTTCACATCTACCATCATTGGTGGGCTATTGGAACACAGGAACAACTATTGCCAATGCATGAAAACTTTAAAAGCGATTTATTGCTAAAAAACGACAACTTGTGTGCAACTGCTAACAAATTGATTTATCAAATTAGAAGTAATAAGGATAAAATAAGTTTAACAAAAAGAATTGATTATTGCATAGTGAGCAATAACGCTTTTTATGGTTTAAAAAACACTCTTGATAATACTTCTCCAGAATTGGTTATAATTGACAAATCGAATAGCAGGTATCAATCTGATAGAATGGAGAAATTGTTGTCTGAGAAGAAAGTAAAATTTTACAACGTATACAAGCAGGGTTATTTTGAAACCAATCTGTAG